One Panicum virgatum strain AP13 chromosome 9K, P.virgatum_v5, whole genome shotgun sequence genomic region harbors:
- the LOC120652464 gene encoding uncharacterized protein LOC120652464 isoform X6 has protein sequence MDSKKKRNKKKKGNQGKNAADVMSKVGEAAPQHHNHESAPKDYYKDSDADDAMSSVEEGIPQYQNHEPTLQSDHNGTNAHVTTSSIGEGIPCYQDTEPTLTQGNHKASDAVPADQRSIGMSESSVELDMHRLYEAKLYIAMQDKLHVTIKQLEDEKSLWLQKGSTMESELEKLHSKVCFHAQNEVLLEEKLNSLQIGYDELIKKEEVLGKKVRCIDDINGTLTRQEALLKERLSELEETNKTLVAQVKVLEEASSNTSAENHTLVKKLDELDSRLQALEARAALSEALEKVKGNELIAERGLSSSVELITDNSYRQINNTPSNAYASNHAQETAIQLPEIGTSNSIAQAHVDVNEHHRFDGPTSEEIVPVPLDDIQIHEDDLRQPGAEDEIDEVPFSDAPITGAPFRLISFVARYVSGADLVNKK, from the exons ATGGATTCCAAAAAGAAGaggaacaagaagaagaaaggaaaccAAGGGAAGAACGCCGCTGATGTGATGTCCAAAGTTGGAGAAGCTGCTCCCCAGCACCACAATCACGAGTCAGCCCCAAAGGACTATTATAAAGATTCTGACGCAGATGATGCCATGTCCAGTGTTGAAGAGGGAATTCCTCAGTACCAGAATCACGAGCCGACTCTGCAGTCAGATCATAATGGCACAAATGCCCATGTTACTACATCCTCTATTGGAGAGGGGATTCCATGCTACCAGGACACTGAACCTACGCTAACACAAGGGAATCATAAAGCCAGTGATGCAGTCCCTGCAGATCAGAGGAGCATTGGGATGTCGGAGTCTAGTGTGGAGCTTGACATGCACAGACTTTATGAAGCCAAGCTC TATATTGCAATGCAGGATAAACTGCACGTGACAATAAAGCAGTTGGAGGATGAAAAGAGTTTATGGCTTCAAAAAGGG AGCACCATGGAAAGTGAGCTTGAAAAGTTGCATAGCAAAGTGTGTTTTCATGCGCAAAATGAG GTACTTTTGGAGGAAAAATTGAATAGTCTACAGATTGGTTACGATGAGCTGATTAAGAAGGAG GAAGTTTTGGGTAAAAAAGTCAGGTGCATAGATGACATCAATGGCACCTTAACTCGTCAAGAG GCTTTGCTTAAAGAAAGATTAAGTGAGCTGGAGGAAACAAATAAAACCCTGGTTGCACAG GTAAAGGTGCTGGAGGAAGCTTCAAGCAATACTTCTGCGGAAAATCACACGCTGGTAAAAAAATTGGATGAACTGGATTCAAGACTACAAGCGCTTGAAGCTAGGGCTGCTCTTAGTGAAGCCTTGGAAAAGGTAAAG GGGAATGAACTGATTGCTGAGAGAGGTCTGAGCAGTTCAGTGGAACTTATTACTGATAATAGCTATCGTCAAATCAACAATACTCCCAGCAATGCATATGCTAGTAATCATGCACAAGAAACAGCAATACAGCTTCCGGAAATAGGAACCAGCAATAGTATTGCCCAAGCTCACGTTGATGTTAATGAGCATCATCGATTTGATGGACCAACTAGTGAAGAAATTGTTCCAGTTCCATTGGATGATATACAGATTCATGAGGATGACCTACGGCAACCAGGAGCAGAAGATGAGATAGATGAGGTTCCATTTTCTGATGCCCCAATCACCGGTGCTCCATTCCGATTGATCTCATTTGTCGCTAGGTATGTCAGTGGTGCTGACTTGGTGAACAAGAAATAA